A region from the Cannabis sativa cultivar Pink pepper isolate KNU-18-1 chromosome 9, ASM2916894v1, whole genome shotgun sequence genome encodes:
- the LOC115723189 gene encoding GATA transcription factor 16, whose product MLDQTDKRSDSEDMSSKNPSGVSSEESHKKTCADCGTTKTPLWRGGPAGPKSLCNACGIRSRKKRRAILGLNKGSSDDRKAKRASNNNGGGGGGSNNNNNKLGDGLKQRLLALGREVLMQRSTVERQRKKLGEEEQAAVLLMALSYGSVYA is encoded by the exons atgttggATCAGACTGACAAG CGATCGGATTCGGAAGACATGAGTAGCAAAAACCCAAGTGGGGTTTCATCAGAAGAAAGCCATAAGAAAACCTGTGCTGATTGTGGTACCACCAAAACCCCACTTTGGAGAGGCGGTCCAGCCGGGCCTAAG TCGTTATGTAATGCTTGTGGGATCAGAAGCAGGAAGAAAAGAAGAGCTATTTTGGGTTTAAATAAAGGAAGCTCAGATGATCGAAAGGCAAAAAGAGCAAGCAATAACAATGGCGGCGGCGGCGGTGgtagtaataataacaacaacaagCTCGGCGATGGGCTTAAACAAAGATTATTAGCTTTGGGAAGAGAAGTTTTGATGCAAAGATCAACGGTCGAGAGGCAAAGAAAGAAGTTGGGAGAAGAGGAACAAGCGGCTGTGTTATTGATGGCTCTATCTTATGGCTCAGTTTATGCTTAA